A region from the Nesterenkonia lacusekhoensis genome encodes:
- a CDS encoding L-threonylcarbamoyladenylate synthase, whose translation MARVSEILDCHDPEARETALTAAHQALEAGECVVLPTDTVYGIGADAFSPHAVTVLLAAKGRNRTMPPPVLIGRMAVMDALATEIPDEARALAEAFWPGGLTLILQAQPSLAWDLGETRGTVALRMPADDLALDLLGRTGPLAVSSANRTGLEAATTAEQAKNMLGEAVSVYLADGDRSTTRPSTIVDCTVSPAKVVRDGAITLQELRAVVPEVLGGE comes from the coding sequence ATGGCGCGCGTGAGCGAGATCCTCGACTGTCATGACCCCGAAGCCCGCGAGACCGCACTGACCGCCGCCCACCAGGCCCTGGAGGCCGGCGAATGCGTGGTGCTCCCCACCGACACCGTCTATGGGATCGGTGCAGATGCCTTCTCCCCGCATGCGGTGACCGTGCTACTGGCGGCCAAGGGCCGCAACCGCACGATGCCTCCACCGGTGCTGATCGGGCGCATGGCCGTGATGGACGCTCTGGCCACTGAGATTCCGGACGAGGCCCGTGCCCTGGCCGAGGCCTTCTGGCCCGGAGGGCTGACCCTCATCCTGCAGGCCCAGCCCTCGCTGGCCTGGGACCTGGGAGAGACCCGGGGGACGGTGGCCCTGCGCATGCCGGCCGACGACCTCGCCCTGGACCTGCTGGGACGCACCGGGCCGCTGGCCGTCTCCTCCGCCAACCGGACGGGGCTGGAGGCCGCCACCACGGCCGAACAGGCCAAGAACATGCTGGGGGAGGCCGTCTCCGTCTACCTCGCCGACGGCGACCGCAGCACCACCCGGCCCTCCACGATCGTGGACTGCACCGTCAGTCCGGCGAAGGTCGTGCGCGACGGTGCCATCACGCTTCAGGAGCTGCGCGCCGTCGTCCCCGAGGTGCTGGGCGGCGAATGA
- a CDS encoding MraY family glycosyltransferase encodes MIYFLTVLTISAVVTYLLTPLIRIIGLRLGVYTPVRARDIHQTIKPRWGGVAMYVGMIVGLGAAAAIPYLSGIFADLTAVRGVFLAMLLILTVGMMDDAWDIHWAIKLVGQVGAGVLLVLHDIRLEVMPVGWLGVGDQWVQALLTVFLVVLTINAFNFIDGLDGLAAGVAALGGSAFFIYSYLLTLSINEFDASNLVTLLMAVLVGACLGFLPHNFHPSKILMGDTGAMLLGLVMAAAALAVTSDLGQMSDGFRFRNIPAYMPVLLPLAVTLLPLLDLLLAVVRRTARGASPFSPDRGHLHHKLIDGGYSHPQAVLLLYLWSFLFAYGAVSFNFLPWWLVTAAMLLSLGGATLLTLGPWLRRRAGRVNRDHRESESAV; translated from the coding sequence ATGATCTACTTCCTGACGGTGCTCACCATCTCTGCGGTGGTGACCTACCTTCTCACGCCGCTGATCCGGATCATCGGGCTGCGGCTGGGCGTCTACACCCCTGTGCGCGCCCGCGACATCCACCAGACCATCAAACCCCGCTGGGGCGGGGTGGCCATGTACGTGGGCATGATCGTCGGACTGGGGGCGGCCGCGGCCATCCCGTACCTCAGCGGCATCTTCGCCGATCTGACTGCGGTGCGCGGCGTCTTCCTGGCCATGCTGCTGATCCTCACGGTGGGGATGATGGACGACGCCTGGGACATCCACTGGGCCATCAAACTGGTGGGACAGGTGGGCGCCGGGGTGCTGCTGGTCCTCCATGACATCCGTCTGGAGGTCATGCCGGTGGGCTGGCTGGGAGTGGGGGACCAATGGGTCCAGGCCCTGCTGACCGTCTTCCTGGTGGTCCTGACCATCAACGCCTTCAACTTCATCGACGGCTTGGACGGACTGGCCGCAGGGGTCGCGGCCCTGGGCGGAAGCGCCTTCTTCATCTACAGCTATCTGCTGACCCTGTCGATCAACGAGTTCGACGCGTCCAACCTGGTCACCCTGCTCATGGCGGTGCTGGTGGGAGCGTGCCTGGGCTTCCTGCCGCACAACTTCCATCCGTCCAAGATCCTGATGGGCGACACCGGGGCCATGCTGCTCGGACTGGTCATGGCGGCCGCCGCCCTGGCGGTGACCTCGGACCTGGGCCAGATGTCCGACGGCTTCCGCTTCCGCAACATCCCGGCCTATATGCCGGTGCTGCTTCCGCTGGCGGTCACCCTGCTGCCGCTGCTGGATCTGCTGCTGGCCGTGGTGCGCCGCACTGCCCGGGGGGCCTCACCGTTCAGCCCGGACCGCGGGCATCTGCACCATAAGCTCATCGACGGCGGCTACTCCCATCCCCAGGCGGTGCTGCTGCTCTACCTGTGGTCCTTCCTCTTCGCCTACGGCGCGGTCTCCTTCAACTTCCTGCCCTGGTGGCTGGTCACCGCTGCCATGCTCCTCAGCCTGGGCGGAGCCACGCTTCTCACGTTGG